The Rhododendron vialii isolate Sample 1 chromosome 5a, ASM3025357v1 genome contains a region encoding:
- the LOC131327951 gene encoding uncharacterized protein LOC131327951 — protein sequence MPPKTRVRRVGAGTRGGRGVPSAQNQFARDLVAALTAANLLNQAPRENVEDRAMVAMREFSRRNPPVFDGTSSDPLVADHWLAQIRKLFRALNITEDTIRVGIVVVQLVGEAGEWWESVLESRKDTRRAARTATQVDEPDVENLTWVEFEALFEEQYFPETSREQLRDQFEKLEQGSMIVSEYAQKFQSLSRFAPELVATKERKCRRFEKGLHNTVRRMVMVQRKTKYAEVVECARSIEIPKEAQRNKGVWEPRQSTVSTSSSSGSFGSQGRKRAREPSQIPQGSSSNFRSQSSSLGTRGALSKPPIVCYKCNQPGHVRVQYPHIDKTCFVCGKADHLARSYPQGSGARSESGFVQQLGTGCNVGQPFRGTQRQQQPYFRQTTLVQSSGVDKGASSSAPAQGSGQRGGFMQGQGNQGRVFNITSAIPHTTSQAPETSVMRGGRTPLDRICRDCELIIRDRRFMFDFVVLGMSGFDLILGMDWLSTFPAAIDCFKPRVCICPPEGPCFEFFGERREPLESYFVGLVS from the exons atgcctccgaagaCCCGTGTCAGACGAGTTGGGGCTGGAACCCGGggtggtcgag GTGTACCTTCTGCTCAGAACCAATTCGCTAGGGACctcgtcgcagcacttacagctgcaaatctttTAAACCAAGCACCTAGAGAGAATGTCGAGGATCGAGCTATGGTGGCGATGCGAGAGTTTAGCCGTAGGAATCCACCGGTGTTTGATGGAACTAGTAGCGACCCATTGGTAGCTGACCATTGGCTAGCTCAAATTCGTAAGCTTTTTAGAGCTCTCAATATCACCGAAGACACCATCAGGGTAGGTATCGTGGTGGTGCAACTAGTTGGGGAGGCcggtgaatggtgggaatccgTTCTTGAAAGCAGGAAAGACACAAGGAGAGCAGCAAGAACCGCAACTCAGGTAGACGAACCGGATGTTGAGAATTTGACTTGGGTTGAATTCGAGGCGTTATTTGAGGAGcaatattttccagaaactAGCCGTGAGCAATTGAGGGACCAATtcgaaaagttagagcaaggaagCATGATCGTGTCGGAGTACGCACAAAAATTCCAATCTTTATCTCGCtttgcgccagagttggtggcgacaAAAGAGAGGAAATGTAGACGCTTTGAGAAAGGACTGCACAACACCGTAAGGAGGATGGTAATGGTACAACGCAAGACTAAATACGCCGAGGTAGTTGAGTGTGCGAGAAGTATTGAGATACCGAAAGAAGCACAAAGGAATAAGGGGGTTTGGGAACCGCGACAATCAACCGTGAGCACGAGTTCTTCATCGGGGAGCTTCGGaagccaagggaggaaaaggGCAAGGGAACCATCTCAGATACCGCAGGGTAGTTCGTCGAACTTTAGGTCGCAATCTTCTTCTTTGGGGACTCGGGGTGCTTTGTCTAAACCTCCGATCGTGTGCTATAAGTGTAATCAACCGGGACACGTACGTGTTCAGTATCCACACATCGACAAAACTTGTTTCGTTTGTGGTAAAGCGGATCATCTTGCTAGGAGTTATCCTCAGGGGTCGGGAGCGCGCAGTGAGTCAGGTTTTGTGCAGCAGTTGGGAACGGGGTGTAATGTGGGCCAGCCATTTAGGGGTactcagaggcagcagcagccttaCTTCCGACAGACGACATTGGTTCAGAGTTCCGGGGTTGACAAGGGAGCGAGTTCCTCTGCGCCTGCTCAGGGTTCTGGTCAGAGAGGGGGTTTTATGCAGGGTCAAGGTAACCAGGGACGAGTTTTCAACATCACTTCTGCTATCCCACATACCACTTCTCAGGCTCCGGAAACTTCTGTTATGAggg GGGGTAGAACACCTCTTGACcgtatttgtcgagattgtgagTTGATTATCCGTGATCGTCGTTTCATGTTCGACTTCGTCGTTTTAggaatgtcggggtttgatcttatcttgggaatggattggctatccacATTTCCTGCTGCCATTGATTGTTTCAAGCCTCGAGTTTGTATTTGTCCACCCGAAGGTCcttgttttgaattctttggggagcgtcgaGAACCATTGGAATCTTATTTTGTGGGCCTCGTGAGCTAG